One genomic window of Acetobacter sp. includes the following:
- a CDS encoding response regulator transcription factor: MTSIVLVVDDEPVNLSLATDILEAGGFTVLVAQSADDGLAILADVPVDLVLLDAVMPGKDGFQMCRIMKTIPDYCDIPVIFMTGLSGQDDIVLAFEAGSVDYIIKPIQPAELLARTRTHLDNARKTKNIFRAINFSGRHFLATDREGVVQWFSPQVPAIIGSGAAHDATPKLSADTLRWLLTCINTSSSVDTSYRQQDTEYGIEFNFMGQSESDEFLVRLTVVRDGQDITCLQVKLGLTVREAEVLFWVAKGKTNRDIAEILSISHRTVNKHLEQVYIKIGVENRAAATARVLQALHG, encoded by the coding sequence ATGACCAGCATTGTACTTGTCGTGGATGACGAACCTGTCAATCTGTCTCTCGCCACGGACATTCTGGAAGCTGGAGGCTTTACGGTCCTTGTGGCCCAGTCGGCGGACGACGGTCTGGCCATTCTGGCCGATGTTCCGGTCGATCTGGTATTGCTGGATGCCGTGATGCCGGGGAAGGATGGATTCCAGATGTGCCGCATCATGAAAACGATCCCGGATTACTGTGATATTCCAGTCATTTTCATGACCGGCCTGTCCGGACAGGATGACATTGTTCTGGCATTTGAAGCGGGCAGCGTCGATTATATCATCAAGCCCATCCAGCCAGCCGAACTGCTGGCCCGCACGCGCACACATCTGGATAATGCTAGAAAAACCAAGAATATTTTTCGGGCCATAAATTTTTCGGGCCGCCATTTCCTGGCCACTGACCGGGAAGGCGTCGTGCAGTGGTTCTCTCCGCAGGTTCCCGCCATCATTGGAAGTGGCGCAGCACATGACGCGACGCCGAAGCTGTCTGCGGACACACTGCGCTGGCTGCTGACCTGTATCAATACATCATCATCCGTCGATACCAGCTACAGGCAGCAGGACACGGAGTATGGTATCGAATTCAATTTTATGGGGCAGTCTGAATCCGATGAATTTCTGGTCCGTCTGACTGTTGTCAGGGATGGACAGGACATTACGTGCCTACAGGTCAAACTGGGACTGACGGTAAGGGAGGCTGAGGTTCTGTTCTGGGTGGCAAAAGGCAAAACCAATCGGGATATTGCTGAAATCCTGTCGATCAGCCATCGAACCGTCAATAAACATCTTGAACAGGTCTACATAAAAATCGGTGTGGAAAACAGGGCGGCCGCAACCGCCCGTGTTCTCCAGGCACTTCATGGATAG
- a CDS encoding formamidase yields MGSTGSVSAWEEALLVALIQYPVPVIKGPEDIQTQVDQICRAVDSTKAGYPDLDVIVFPEYSTQGLNTSIWTYDEMLLTVESPEITRFKEACKRNDVWGVFSLMERNEDPSLPPYNTAIIINADGEIALHYRKLQPWVPIEPWSPGNFGMPVCDGPKGSRLAVCICHDGMFPELAREAAYKGANVYIRISGYSTQVNDQWIWTNRTNAWQNLMYTISVNLAGYDNVFYYFGEGTVCNYDGNVIQQGHRNPWEIVTAELFPRLVDKARENWALENNIFNLGCRAYVGKPGGEKANYLTWVRDLAAGEYKLPWDDKVRIRDGWKYYPDGVKLGPMPK; encoded by the coding sequence ATGGGAAGCACAGGGAGTGTGAGCGCGTGGGAAGAGGCTCTTCTGGTCGCGCTGATTCAATATCCGGTCCCGGTCATCAAAGGTCCTGAAGATATCCAGACACAGGTTGATCAGATCTGCCGTGCGGTCGATTCAACGAAGGCCGGATACCCGGATCTGGACGTCATTGTGTTCCCGGAATATTCGACGCAAGGGCTGAATACGTCGATCTGGACCTACGACGAAATGCTGCTGACGGTCGAAAGTCCGGAAATCACCCGTTTCAAGGAAGCATGCAAGCGCAACGATGTGTGGGGGGTTTTCTCGCTCATGGAGCGAAACGAAGATCCGTCGCTGCCTCCCTACAATACAGCTATCATTATTAACGCTGATGGTGAGATCGCACTGCATTACCGCAAATTGCAGCCCTGGGTGCCGATCGAGCCCTGGTCGCCGGGAAACTTTGGAATGCCGGTCTGCGATGGTCCCAAGGGATCACGTCTGGCGGTATGCATCTGCCATGACGGCATGTTTCCGGAACTGGCGCGTGAAGCGGCCTATAAGGGAGCGAATGTCTATATCCGCATTTCCGGCTATTCCACGCAGGTTAACGACCAGTGGATATGGACCAACAGGACCAACGCCTGGCAAAATCTGATGTACACCATATCCGTCAACCTTGCTGGATATGACAATGTGTTTTATTATTTTGGTGAAGGTACAGTCTGCAATTACGACGGCAACGTGATCCAGCAGGGACATCGCAACCCCTGGGAAATCGTTACCGCCGAGCTGTTCCCACGTCTGGTGGACAAGGCGCGTGAAAACTGGGCGCTGGAAAACAATATCTTCAATCTGGGGTGCCGCGCCTATGTCGGCAAACCGGGTGGTGAGAAGGCTAACTATCTGACCTGGGTACGCGACCTTGCCGCTGGAGAATATAAACTTCCCTGGGATGACAAAGTCCGTATCCGCGATGGCTGGAAATATTATCCAGACGGCGTGAAACTTGGACCGATGCCCAAATAG